One region of Triticum aestivum cultivar Chinese Spring chromosome 6B, IWGSC CS RefSeq v2.1, whole genome shotgun sequence genomic DNA includes:
- the LOC123136343 gene encoding tyrosine-sulfated glycopeptide receptor 1-like — MQMQPHHCPNSRAFVGLALLLLLVSLASPSSSCTAQERSSLLRLLAGLSRDGGLAATWRRDRDCCSWEGITCGGPNGAVTDVSLASRGLEGSISPSLGNLTSLLHLNLSRNSLSGGLPLELVSSSSIVVLDVSFNRLTGVLSELPPSTPALPLQVLNISSNLFTGRFPSAIWEVMKSLIALNASTNSFTGQIPITPCVSAPSLAVLELSFNEFSGNIPPGLSNCSMLKLLGAGYNNLNGTLPDELFKVTSLEHLSLPSNGLEGAINGISKLTNLVALDLGGNELTGSIPESIGELKRLEELHLEHNNMSGELPSTLSNCTNLVTIDLKSNQFIGELTQVNFTSLPNLKVLDLLYNNLTGTVPESMYSCSRLTAIRLSSNNFHGQLSERIGNLKSLAFLSLVNNSLTNITRTLQILRSSRSLTTLLLGFNFMHETMPEDINTDGFGSLQVFSMNDCSLSGTIPHWLSKLPNLEMLFLHNNHLTGSIPDWISSLNLLFYLDITNNSLTGEIPSALMEMPMLKSDKTAPKVFELPVYNKSPFMQYRMPSAFPKVLNLGMNNFTGVIPEKIGQLKGLVSLNLSSNQLSGEIPEAICNLTNLQALDLSGNHLIGTIPAALNNLHFLSKFNISNNDLEGSIPAVGQLSTFPNSSFDGNPKLCGHMLVNHCGSAETPLITQRRKKKKGVFALAFGVFFGGVAVLFLLARLLVLLRGTNFMSKRQSNNNNDIEATSSNLNSEYSLVIVPRGKGEQNKLTLTDLLKATKNFDKDHIIGCGGYGLVYKAELPDGSKVAIKKLNSEMCLMEREFSAEVDALSTAEHDNLVPFWGYCIQGDSRLLIYSYMENGSLDDWLHNRDTDDNSFLDWPIRLKIAQGASQGLSYIHDVCKPHIVHRDIKSSNILLDKDFKAYVADFGLSRLIFPNRTHVTTELVGTLGYIPPEYGQGWVATLRGDMYSFGVVLLELVTGRRPVQICPRSKELVKWVQEMRSKGKQIEVLDPTLRGTGYEEQMLKVLEVACQCVNHNPGMRPAIQEVVSFLNSIDANLQKQN; from the coding sequence ATGCAGATGCAGCCACACCATTGCCCAAACAGCAGGGCCTTCGTCGGCTTGGCGCTCTTGCTGCTGCTCGTCTCCTTGGCCTCTCCGTCCAGCTCCTGCACGGCGCAGGAGAGGAGCTCCCTCCTCCGGCTCCTCGCTGGGCTCTCGCGGGACGGGGGCCTCGCGGCGACATGGCGGAGGGATAGGGACTGCTGCTCGTGGGAAGGGATCACCTGCGGCGGCCCCAATGGGGCGGTCACCGATGTTTCGCTGGCTTCTCGAGGCCTCGAGGGGTCCATCTCGCCGTCCCTGGGCAACCTCACCAGCCTCCTCCACCTCAACCTGTCGCGCAACTCGCTGTCCGGTGGCTTGCCGCTGGAGTTGGTGTCGTCAAGCAGCATCGTTGTCCTTGACGTCAGCTTCAACCGCCTGACTGGAGTGCTGAGCGAGCTGCCACCTTCAACACCTGCGCTGCCTCTGCAGGTACTGAACATCTCGAGCAACCTGTTTACAGGAAGGTTTCCATCTGCTATATGGGAGGTGATGAAGAGCCTGATCGCGCTCAATGCCAGCACCAACAGCTTTACTGGGCAGATACCAATTACCCCCTGTGTGAGCGCGCCGTCTTTGGCCGTGCTCGAACTCAGTTTTAACGAGTTCAGTGGAAATATCCCTCCAGGACTCAGTAATTGCTCCATGCTGAAACTCCTCGGCGCTGGCTACAACAACCTCAATGGGACTCTTCCAGACGAGCTCTTCAAAGTTACCTCGTTAGAGCACCTCTCTTTGCCTAGCAATGGCTTAGAAGGAGCTATCAATGGCATCAGCAAGCTCACAAATCTGGTCGCCCTTGATCTTGGGGGGAATGAGCTCACTGGCAGTATTCCAGAGTCTATTGGTGAGCTGAAGAGATTGGAGGAGCTGCATTTGGAACACAATAACATGTCAGGGGAGCTGCCATCAACTCTGAGCAACTGCACAAATCTCGTAACAATTGACCTCAAGAGCAACCAGTTCATTGGAGAACTTACCCAGGTCAACTTCACAAGCCTGCCAAATCTAAAAGTTTTAGATCTTCTGTACAACAACTTAACAGGCACAGTTCCAGAAAGCATGTACTCCTGCAGCCGGCTGACTGCAATACGGCTATCTAGTAACAATTTCCATGGCCAGTTGTCAGAAAGAATAGGCAATCTGAAGTCCCTCGCATTCCTGTCACTTGTTAACAACTCCCTGACAAATATCACAAGAACACTTCAGATCCTTAGGAGTTCCAGGAGCCTcaccacccttcttcttgggttCAACTTCATGCATGAGACCATGCCAGAGGATATCAACACTGATGGTTTTGGGAGTCTTCAGGTTTTTTCGATGAATGACTGTTCATTGTCTGGAACAATTCCTCATTGGTTATCAAAGCTACCGAATTTGGAGATGTTATTTTTACACAACAATCACCTCACTGGGTCAATACCTGACTGGATCAGCAGCCTAAACTTGCTCTTCTATCTAGACATAACAAACAACAGCCTTACAGGGGAAATTCCAAGTGCCTTAATGGAGATGCCAATGCTAAAGTCAGACAAAACTGCACCAAAGGTCTTTGAGCTGCCTGTTTATAATAAGAGCCCATTTATGCAATATCGCATGCCCAGTGCTTTTCCTAAAGTACTGAATCTAGGGATGAATAACTTCACTGGCGTGATACCTGAGAAGATTGGTCAGTTGAAAGGACTCGTTTCCCTCAACCTGAGCTCCAACCAACTATCTGGAGAGATCCCAGAAGCAATCTGCAACCTCACGAACCTGCAGGCGCTCGACTTGTCTGGTAATCATCTCATTGGTACAATTCCAGCTGCACTAAACAATCTGCACTTCCTTTCGAAATTCAACATTTCCAATAATGACCTAGAAGGGTCTATTCCAGCTGTGGGCCAGCTTAGCACGTTTCCAAATTCTAGCTTTGATGGCAACCCAAAATTGTGCGGTCATATGCTTGTGAACCATTGCGGCTCAGCTGAAACACCTCTGATCACCcagagaagaaagaaaaagaagggtGTCTTTGCACTTGCATTTGGTGTGTTTTTTGGAGGGGTGGCCGTTCTTTTCTTGCTGGCTCGTCTCCTTGTCTTGCTCAGGGGTACAAATTTCATGAGCAAAAGGCAGAGCAACAACAATAATGACATAGAGGCAACATCTTCAAATCTCAATTCAGAATACTCCTTGGTGATAGTTCCACGAGGCAAGGGAGAACAAAACAAACTCACACTGACGGATCTCCTGAAGGCTACAAAGAACTTTGACAAGGATCATATCATTGGCTGTGGAGGTTATGGGCTAGTCTACAAGGCTGAGCTACCTGATGGCTCAAAGGTCGCCATAAAAAAGCTCAATAGTGAAATGTGTCTGATGGAAAGGGAATTCAGTGCAGAGGTTGATGCACTCTCCACGGCAGAGCATGACAATCTTGTACCATTCTGGGGTTACTGCATACAGGGAGATTCAAGACTACTGATATACTCCTACATGGAGAACGGCAGCCTGGATGATTGGCTTCACAACAGGGACACTGATGACAACTCATTTCTTGACTGGCCGATACGGCTGAAGATTGCACAAGGAGCAAGCCAGGGTCTATCTTACATCCACGATGTATGCAAGCCTCACATTGTTCACCGTGACATCAAGTCGAGCAACATCCTACTAGACAAAGACTTCAAAGCTTATGTTGCAGACTTTGGGTTATCCAGATTGATCTTCCCCAACAGAACTCATGTGACCACTGAGTTGGTCGGTACTCTCGGGTACATCCCCCCAGAGTACGGGCAAGGATGGGTAGCTACACTGAGAGGTGATATGTACAGTTTTGGTGTGGTCCTGCTTGAACTGGTAACGGGGAGGCGGCCTGTTCAAATCTGTCCCAGGTCAAAAGAGCTTGTCAAGTGGGTACAGGAGATGAGATCCAAAGGGAAGCAGATTGAAGTCCTGGATCCAACACTTCGAGGCACAGGATATGAAGAGCAGATGCTGAAGGTGCTTGAAGTTGCTTGCCAATGTGTCAACCACAATCCTGGCATGAGGCCAGCCATACAGGAGGTAGTATCTTTCCTGAACAGCATAGATGCTAACCTTCAGAAACAAAATTGA